In one Gemmatimonadota bacterium genomic region, the following are encoded:
- a CDS encoding MoxR family ATPase, with translation MVERLLIGLLTGGHVLLEGVPGLAKTLTVRTLADVIHSSFSRIQFTPDLLPADVVGTMIYEAQRSAFTVRQGPIFAQIVLADEINRAPAKVQSALLEAMQERQVTIGGNSYPLPEPFLVLATQNPIESEGTYPLPEAQLDRFLLKIRVGYPSRTEEREVLMRMSASGAIDVQRLAEPAQVMAARHAIEDIHLDARLADYIVDLVRATREPATIGLGALAPMIAYGASPRASIALAQTARAHAFLRGRDFVMPEDIQALAPDVMRHRIVLTFDAEAEGVDTDAVIRQVLAAVPVP, from the coding sequence ATGGTCGAGCGGCTCCTGATCGGACTGCTGACCGGCGGGCACGTCTTGCTCGAAGGTGTACCCGGGCTCGCGAAGACGCTGACGGTGCGCACCCTGGCCGACGTGATCCACTCGTCGTTCTCCCGGATCCAGTTCACGCCGGATCTGCTCCCCGCCGACGTCGTCGGCACGATGATTTACGAGGCGCAGCGCTCGGCCTTCACGGTCCGCCAGGGTCCGATCTTCGCGCAGATCGTGCTGGCCGACGAGATCAACCGTGCCCCCGCGAAGGTCCAGTCCGCCCTGCTCGAGGCGATGCAGGAGCGGCAGGTCACCATCGGCGGCAACTCCTACCCGCTGCCCGAGCCGTTCCTCGTCCTCGCCACGCAGAACCCGATCGAGAGCGAAGGGACCTACCCGCTGCCCGAAGCGCAGCTCGACCGCTTCCTCCTCAAGATTCGCGTCGGCTATCCGTCGCGGACCGAGGAGCGCGAGGTGTTGATGCGGATGAGCGCCTCGGGGGCGATCGACGTGCAGCGCCTGGCCGAGCCGGCCCAGGTGATGGCCGCGCGGCATGCCATCGAGGACATTCATCTCGACGCCCGGCTGGCGGACTACATCGTGGATCTGGTGCGCGCGACGCGCGAGCCGGCGACGATCGGTCTCGGAGCGCTGGCACCGATGATCGCCTACGGCGCGTCACCCCGCGCCTCGATCGCGCTGGCCCAGACGGCGCGCGCCCACGCGTTCCTTCGCGGCCGCGACTTCGTGATGCCCGAGGACATTCAGGCCCTCGCCCCCGACGTGATGCGGCATCGCATCGTCCTCACCTTTGATGCCGAGGCCGAGGGCGTGGATACCGACGCGGTGATCCGACAGGTCCTCGCCGCGGTGCCGGTGCCGTGA
- a CDS encoding VWA domain-containing protein — MRFELPRWLLVVPFAVLLVAAAAWQARRRRLRAAAGWSAQLGRQAAAMGRHSMLLLGLIALVAAVGLAGPRWGRASQATESRALNVVVVMDISRSMLAQDVKPDRLTRAVGIARRLVQDLEGDRLALVAFAARGYLLSPLTLDQSALALQLDALDPEVASEGGSGLGAAISQAADVLKAATQGGDKAVVVFSDGESFEGAEALTSVGESLQRAGITLVLVPVGGSTGARIPDPDGTWHKDADGQEVITVRRDDLLKAAAAGARGIVVPADAPDPSGEVRRVLDRLARAPAEDRSADDLIPRAWLFALVAAVGLLAHTLTRRSAALVGVLLAVAVGSASAQRPSAGGRLLQRGDTAKAREAFTAEAKRLGTDSAWFNAGTAALVAGDMVAAQDALQRASLSLDPDLRRRALYNLGTAYLTRARRETKGRDSLLVAASRQLQSALQLAPGDADAKFNYELARRLMPPPPPPQSGGGGDSKKPPPKPQQPQQAPPTPGGMSKADAEQVLSAMERAERETRMAQAKRQRRGQPPLGPDW; from the coding sequence GTGAGATTCGAACTGCCGAGGTGGTTGTTGGTGGTGCCGTTCGCCGTGCTGCTGGTGGCGGCGGCCGCTTGGCAGGCCCGACGGCGTCGGCTTCGCGCCGCGGCGGGATGGTCGGCACAACTCGGCCGTCAGGCCGCCGCGATGGGCCGCCACTCGATGCTCCTGCTGGGATTGATCGCCTTGGTGGCGGCCGTCGGGCTCGCGGGGCCGCGATGGGGCCGGGCCTCGCAGGCCACGGAATCGCGCGCACTCAACGTGGTGGTCGTGATGGACATCTCGCGCTCGATGCTGGCGCAGGACGTCAAACCCGACCGGCTGACGCGCGCGGTGGGCATCGCTCGGCGATTGGTCCAGGACCTCGAAGGCGACCGACTCGCGCTGGTCGCCTTTGCGGCGCGCGGCTATTTGCTGTCGCCGCTGACACTCGACCAGAGTGCGCTCGCGCTCCAGCTGGATGCCCTCGATCCGGAAGTTGCCAGCGAAGGGGGCTCGGGGCTCGGCGCCGCCATCAGTCAGGCCGCCGACGTCTTGAAGGCCGCGACCCAGGGAGGCGACAAGGCGGTGGTGGTCTTCAGCGACGGCGAGTCGTTCGAGGGCGCCGAGGCACTGACCTCGGTGGGTGAATCGCTGCAACGCGCCGGCATCACGCTCGTCCTGGTGCCGGTGGGAGGCTCGACCGGTGCACGCATCCCCGATCCGGATGGGACCTGGCACAAGGATGCCGACGGCCAGGAAGTGATCACGGTGCGCCGCGATGACCTGTTGAAAGCGGCCGCGGCAGGCGCGCGCGGCATCGTCGTCCCGGCGGATGCCCCGGATCCGTCGGGCGAGGTGCGTCGGGTCCTCGATCGACTCGCCCGCGCGCCCGCCGAGGACCGCAGCGCCGACGACCTCATTCCGCGCGCGTGGCTCTTCGCCCTGGTCGCCGCGGTGGGACTCCTGGCGCACACGTTGACCCGGCGCAGTGCGGCGCTCGTCGGAGTGCTGCTCGCCGTGGCCGTCGGCAGCGCAAGCGCCCAGCGCCCGTCGGCAGGTGGTCGATTGTTGCAGCGTGGCGATACGGCGAAGGCGCGCGAAGCATTCACCGCCGAGGCAAAGCGACTCGGGACCGACTCGGCGTGGTTCAATGCCGGCACGGCGGCGCTCGTGGCGGGCGACATGGTCGCGGCGCAAGACGCGTTGCAGCGAGCCTCGCTCTCGCTCGATCCCGATCTTCGACGGCGGGCGCTCTACAACCTCGGAACGGCGTACCTGACGCGTGCCCGCCGCGAGACCAAGGGCCGTGATTCACTGCTCGTCGCCGCGAGCCGGCAGTTGCAGTCCGCCTTGCAGCTCGCGCCCGGTGACGCCGATGCAAAGTTCAACTACGAGCTGGCGCGGCGCTTGATGCCGCCGCCGCCACCGCCCCAGAGCGGCGGTGGGGGCGACTCCAAGAAGCCACCGCCGAAGCCCCAGCAACCGCAACAAGCGCCGCCCACGCCTGGCGGCATGAGCAAGGCCGACGCCGAGCAGGTGCTCTCCGCGATGGAGCGCGCCGAGCGGGAGACGCGCATGGCCCAGGCGAAGCGGCAACGGCGCGGCCAACCGCCGCTGGGACCCGACTGGTGA
- a CDS encoding DUF58 domain-containing protein — protein MAGFLPPALLKQVRTLALRGRRATEALLGGEVRSVFRGTGMEFTDVRPYAEGDDVRHLDWNLLARTGLPYVKLYTETRELTLLLVVDRSASTAVGDPEPKSARAVEVAAMLALVAAQQQDRVGLLAFGDTVGPVIPPGRGRRHAYAIVKRLFALETQSGETDLAGAIRAAGALLRRRAMVVIVSDFLAPGWEAPLKGLSARHEVTAIALDDARETALPTGGWVQLVGAERGGTVLFDSGDATTRKRAEAMAQRQRMRRSAALSAAGVREVVIRTDGEYLPVLRAAFGRQGRRR, from the coding sequence GTGGCCGGATTCCTCCCGCCCGCGCTGCTGAAGCAGGTCCGCACGCTCGCCCTCCGGGGCCGGCGTGCGACGGAAGCCCTCCTCGGCGGGGAGGTGCGTTCCGTGTTCCGCGGGACCGGGATGGAGTTCACCGATGTGCGTCCGTACGCCGAAGGCGACGACGTCCGGCATCTCGATTGGAACCTCCTCGCCCGAACCGGGCTTCCCTACGTCAAGCTGTACACCGAGACGCGCGAACTCACGCTGCTGCTGGTCGTCGACCGGTCGGCATCGACCGCGGTCGGCGACCCCGAGCCGAAGTCGGCGCGGGCCGTCGAAGTCGCGGCGATGCTCGCGCTGGTGGCGGCGCAGCAGCAGGATCGCGTCGGCCTCCTCGCCTTCGGCGACACGGTGGGGCCAGTCATCCCGCCGGGGCGTGGTCGGCGACACGCGTATGCAATTGTGAAGCGACTCTTCGCGCTCGAGACCCAGTCTGGCGAGACGGATCTGGCCGGGGCCATCCGCGCTGCCGGCGCGCTGCTCCGTCGCCGGGCCATGGTCGTGATTGTGTCCGACTTCCTGGCGCCGGGTTGGGAGGCGCCACTCAAGGGACTCTCGGCACGCCACGAGGTCACCGCGATCGCACTCGACGATGCTCGCGAGACGGCGCTGCCGACCGGGGGCTGGGTGCAGCTCGTCGGCGCCGAGCGTGGCGGCACGGTCCTCTTCGACAGCGGCGACGCCACCACCCGGAAGCGGGCGGAGGCGATGGCGCAGCGGCAGCGGATGCGCCGCAGTGCGGCCCTCTCGGCGGCCGGCGTGCGCGAAGTCGTGATCCGGACCGATGGCGAATACCTGCCCGTGCTGCGCGCCGCCTTCGGCCGGCAGGGACGGCGGCGATGA
- a CDS encoding rRNA pseudouridine synthase, translated as MSTEPMRLQRYLARAGVASRRQAEVLITDGKVKVNGKTASLGSSVTPGKDRVTVGRNVITLAVKRWIAFHKPIGVVTTADDEQGRKTVFDLLPDSAGMTYVGRLDVATTGLLLLTTDGDAVHRLTHPKYRVPRSYIALVHGLGTAEFEQKASERITVDQRVVQPSRVRVRAGKEGRSVLEVTLSEGRNRIVRRWVEAMGGKVDRLARVAYGPVRLGDLAPGEWRPLTPAEERGIYRAIGMTPEED; from the coding sequence ATGAGCACGGAACCGATGCGGTTGCAGCGGTACCTGGCCCGGGCGGGCGTCGCCTCGCGCCGCCAGGCCGAAGTGCTGATCACCGACGGCAAGGTCAAGGTCAACGGGAAGACGGCGTCGCTCGGCAGCTCGGTGACGCCTGGCAAGGACCGGGTCACCGTCGGCCGAAACGTGATCACCCTCGCGGTCAAGCGGTGGATCGCCTTCCACAAGCCGATCGGCGTCGTGACGACGGCCGATGACGAGCAGGGACGCAAGACGGTCTTCGACCTGCTCCCGGACAGCGCTGGCATGACCTACGTCGGCCGACTCGACGTCGCGACGACCGGGTTGCTGCTGTTGACCACCGACGGCGACGCGGTCCATCGGCTGACGCACCCGAAGTACCGCGTCCCGCGCAGCTACATCGCCCTCGTGCATGGCCTCGGCACCGCCGAATTCGAACAGAAGGCGAGCGAGCGCATCACGGTCGACCAGCGCGTCGTGCAGCCCTCGCGCGTACGCGTGCGTGCAGGGAAGGAGGGGCGCAGCGTCCTTGAGGTGACGCTCAGCGAGGGCCGCAACCGGATCGTCCGCCGCTGGGTCGAGGCGATGGGCGGCAAGGTTGATCGACTGGCCCGCGTGGCCTACGGACCGGTCCGGCTTGGCGACCTCGCCCCCGGCGAGTGGCGCCCGCTGACGCCGGCAGAGGAGCGCGGGATCTACCGCGCGATCGGCATGACCCCTGAGGAGGACTGA
- a CDS encoding SMC-Scp complex subunit ScpB, producing MQRQPRLSAATLETLATISYRQPVGRAEIEEIRGVNAGGVLRTLQERGLIEVVGRSESLGRPLLYGTTPLFLELLGLNDLADLPRAEELTIALQPHRAEPSPDEAGALASVEEG from the coding sequence ATGCAGCGGCAGCCGCGGCTCTCGGCGGCGACGCTGGAAACGCTCGCGACGATCTCCTACCGCCAGCCGGTCGGGCGCGCCGAGATCGAGGAGATCCGCGGCGTCAATGCCGGCGGCGTCCTCCGCACGCTGCAGGAGCGGGGCCTCATCGAGGTCGTCGGCCGCAGCGAGAGCCTCGGACGGCCGTTGCTGTACGGCACCACGCCGCTCTTCCTTGAGCTGCTCGGATTGAACGACCTCGCCGATCTCCCGCGCGCGGAGGAGCTGACGATCGCCCTCCAGCCGCATCGCGCCGAGCCGTCCCCTGACGAGGCTGGTGCCCTTGCGTCCGTGGAAGAGGGATGA
- a CDS encoding VWA domain-containing protein: MDRCRGESTRRAASRSGIARSPRGGRVVCCGGDAALRSRSGWRSARLGRVRDDAAHRAGPVIGVTRPLVLLLLLALPWWWWRRTRLRPAAALVSDLAPFLVPARGKWRLWLPPLFRSLACLALVIAAAGPYRRGDRTVINAEGLAIVLAIDVSSSMLAEDFAPANRLEVAKRQATAFVRGRSADRIGLVTFAGEALTQVPVTVDYATLEQAIGNLEVGLLEDGTAIGSGLATAVARLRKLPGKEKVILLLTDGENNRGIIDPRTAAKTAQAFGIKVYTVGVGTEGEARIPTGRGLNGFRYEVLPVKIDEALLTEIAKETGGQYFRAKDAASLGRIFKQIDQLERTPVDVVRYTRRDERTRPFLALGLAFLAIELLLSGTIAVRVP; this comes from the coding sequence ATGGATCGCTGCCGGGGAGAGTCGACTCGCCGTGCTGCATCTCGAAGCGGCATTGCGCGATCGCCCCGAGGCGGCCGAGTGGTGTGCTGCGGTGGCGACGCTGCGCTACGCTCCCGAAGCGGATGGCGATCTGCACGCCTTGGCCGCGTCAGGGATGACGCTGCTCATCGGGCAGGCCCCGTGATCGGCGTGACCCGACCGCTCGTGCTCCTGCTGCTGCTTGCCCTGCCGTGGTGGTGGTGGCGACGGACTCGGCTGCGGCCTGCCGCCGCCCTCGTCTCCGATCTGGCCCCGTTCCTGGTGCCGGCGCGCGGCAAGTGGCGGCTCTGGCTGCCGCCACTCTTCCGCAGCCTGGCCTGCCTTGCGCTGGTGATCGCGGCGGCCGGTCCCTACCGCCGCGGCGATCGCACCGTCATCAACGCGGAAGGGCTCGCCATCGTGCTGGCGATCGACGTCTCCAGTTCGATGCTCGCGGAGGATTTTGCGCCGGCGAACCGACTGGAAGTGGCCAAGCGTCAGGCGACGGCATTCGTGCGCGGGCGCTCCGCCGATCGCATCGGCCTGGTGACCTTCGCGGGTGAGGCGCTCACCCAGGTGCCGGTCACGGTCGACTACGCCACACTCGAGCAGGCGATCGGCAACCTCGAGGTCGGACTGCTCGAGGATGGCACCGCCATCGGCTCCGGCCTGGCGACGGCGGTGGCGCGACTCCGCAAGTTGCCCGGCAAGGAGAAGGTGATCCTCCTCCTCACCGACGGCGAAAACAATCGTGGCATCATCGATCCCCGCACCGCCGCGAAGACCGCGCAGGCGTTCGGCATCAAGGTCTACACGGTCGGCGTCGGGACCGAGGGCGAGGCCCGCATTCCCACCGGGCGCGGCCTGAACGGTTTCCGCTACGAAGTGCTGCCGGTCAAGATCGACGAAGCGCTGCTCACCGAGATCGCCAAGGAAACCGGTGGGCAGTACTTCCGCGCCAAGGACGCCGCGTCGCTGGGCCGCATCTTCAAGCAGATCGACCAGCTCGAGCGGACGCCCGTCGACGTGGTCCGCTACACCCGGCGTGACGAGCGCACGCGACCGTTCCTGGCGCTCGGACTTGCCTTCCTCGCGATCGAATTGCTGTTGAGCGGTACCATCGCGGTGCGTGTCCCGTGA
- a CDS encoding carboxypeptidase regulatory-like domain-containing protein: MSRRLALLGALLMGAAIGLPAQAIRGKVVEAGTGRPVSGAIVEVRDADGYLTKRVVTSATGGFLVPLSTGGRYRLTMRAIGFRPGTRDSVDVELAVRTLPDLSLERQLFTLPDVVKFAGGSCVNAGTDRAAFAELLTAFGGALTVVEQAVAHGEITFETQVIERTVRGVTARQRRANPARTLDTIADTLHRPITNWPVHSLSVDSLKRLGFAVERWEDGQGSWTLYGPDPTVLFSPWFLETHCFSMDRPTPSADSLILRFAPRRRSQVGDIAGELVVNATDLAPRQLRFRFAYLPAALAGVTPGGIGGVLDFDREPGGIWYVNRWRVWSPTLSGRQRVGGTELEGRVVSARPDR; this comes from the coding sequence ATGAGCCGGCGCCTCGCCCTGCTCGGCGCCCTCCTGATGGGCGCCGCGATCGGATTGCCTGCCCAGGCGATTCGGGGGAAGGTCGTCGAGGCAGGAACTGGTCGCCCGGTGTCCGGGGCGATCGTCGAGGTCCGCGACGCCGATGGCTATCTCACCAAGCGGGTCGTCACGTCGGCGACCGGCGGCTTCCTCGTGCCCCTCTCCACCGGCGGACGCTACCGTTTGACGATGCGCGCGATCGGCTTCCGGCCGGGGACTCGCGACTCGGTCGACGTCGAGCTTGCCGTTCGCACCCTCCCCGACCTGTCGCTCGAGCGACAACTCTTCACGCTGCCGGATGTGGTCAAGTTCGCAGGCGGCAGTTGCGTGAACGCCGGCACGGATCGCGCCGCCTTTGCCGAACTGCTCACGGCCTTCGGCGGCGCGCTCACGGTGGTCGAGCAGGCGGTCGCGCACGGCGAAATTACCTTCGAGACCCAGGTTATCGAGCGCACGGTTCGGGGCGTCACGGCGCGGCAGCGCCGCGCCAATCCGGCCCGCACGCTCGACACCATCGCCGACACGCTGCACCGGCCGATCACCAACTGGCCGGTCCACAGTCTCTCCGTCGACTCGCTGAAGCGCCTTGGCTTCGCGGTCGAGCGGTGGGAAGACGGCCAGGGGAGCTGGACGCTGTACGGCCCGGATCCCACGGTGCTCTTCTCCCCGTGGTTCCTGGAGACCCACTGCTTCTCCATGGACCGACCCACCCCGTCGGCGGATTCCCTGATTCTGCGCTTCGCACCCCGACGGCGCTCCCAGGTGGGAGATATTGCCGGGGAACTCGTGGTCAACGCGACCGACCTGGCGCCGCGTCAGCTCCGATTCCGCTTCGCGTACCTGCCGGCGGCCCTTGCCGGGGTCACTCCCGGAGGCATTGGCGGGGTCCTCGACTTCGATCGCGAGCCGGGAGGGATCTGGTACGTCAACCGGTGGCGGGTCTGGTCGCCCACCTTGTCGGGGCGGCAGCGGGTCGGGGGCACGGAGCTCGAGGGACGTGTGGTGTCGGCTCGGCCCGACCGGTAG
- a CDS encoding site-2 protease family protein translates to MLLFALVAHEVAHGWAALRQGDDTAYKLGRLTFNPLPHIDPVMTILLPIGLWILSSGQFTFGGARPVPITPRNFRNYRRGDLIVSSAGVVTNFVIALGCALLFVALGVIHDLLGGVGTSTVDAAQRMLSWGMRLNLILAVFNLIPIPPLDGSRIFYHALPPALGARYRQLDRFGFLILFGFLFLLPSAITWLMQPASWGYYQLLHFSVPFAVGEGWNIFQR, encoded by the coding sequence ATGCTCCTCTTCGCCCTCGTGGCGCATGAGGTGGCTCACGGCTGGGCGGCGCTCCGGCAGGGCGACGACACGGCCTACAAGCTCGGGCGGCTGACCTTCAATCCGCTCCCCCATATCGACCCGGTGATGACGATCCTGCTGCCGATCGGGCTCTGGATCCTTTCCTCGGGGCAGTTCACCTTCGGTGGCGCCCGGCCGGTGCCGATCACGCCGCGGAATTTCCGGAACTACCGCCGGGGCGACCTGATCGTCTCGAGCGCCGGCGTCGTCACCAACTTCGTGATCGCCCTCGGCTGCGCCCTCCTGTTTGTCGCGCTCGGGGTCATTCATGACCTCCTCGGCGGGGTGGGGACGTCCACCGTCGATGCGGCCCAGCGGATGCTCTCCTGGGGAATGCGGCTCAACCTGATACTGGCGGTCTTCAACCTGATTCCGATTCCGCCGCTTGATGGGTCGCGCATCTTCTACCACGCCCTCCCGCCCGCTCTCGGCGCGCGATACCGACAGCTCGATCGCTTCGGTTTCCTGATCCTCTTCGGCTTTCTCTTCCTGCTGCCCAGCGCGATCACGTGGCTCATGCAGCCGGCGTCGTGGGGCTACTATCAGCTGCTTCACTTTTCTGTCCCCTTCGCCGTCGGCGAGGGGTGGAACATCTTTCAGCGATGA
- the rpsT gene encoding 30S ribosomal protein S20 encodes MPRIKSAKKRMRQTKVRTAANKTQRSALRTAVKKVRAAATPAEAAEALKGAESALDRAGRKNLVHRNTAARTKSRLAKAANKVAKA; translated from the coding sequence GTGCCGCGCATCAAGTCCGCCAAGAAGCGCATGCGTCAGACGAAGGTCCGCACCGCCGCGAACAAGACCCAGCGGAGCGCCCTGCGCACGGCGGTCAAGAAGGTTCGCGCCGCGGCCACGCCGGCCGAAGCCGCCGAGGCGCTGAAGGGCGCCGAGTCCGCGCTCGACCGTGCGGGGCGGAAGAACCTGGTGCACCGGAACACCGCCGCTCGGACCAAGAGCCGGCTGGCCAAGGCCGCCAACAAGGTCGCCAAGGCCTAG
- a CDS encoding BatD family protein gives MIALALLAALVAQDTTALSPRARDMLGRFPLPAAAGGVSIAVRFSKDTAWVGEQVELVTAAWFPRELRDRLRRPPTLRGPSLSGLWSVQSQSLPILVETRRARGEVYDLFVMHQTIFPLGPGRIVSPPALLSYAVPASASYFAPEERKSLTSRTATLQVRPIPAAVATMVAGGPTTRNLRLVWRGPPEGLHAGTPALVELVANGTGNVTLWPTPSIAWPSGLRVYPERTEETTTIIAGDRGGEKRFRFTIVADSEGVVTLPAVRYPTFDPSTVSARVVAASAFALPVFTSPGRTGDRTPLAVTGQEEIPLATRLVRTTTAMWVALLTPGVLLALWWRRRRPRRAIAIVQPVGDPERELYRLLGTPIEASSDRVVAALRHRGVPRPEAEQVRRWLAATGRRRYGPVGGSTPEPPAAVSAVLSRLRRATTLLVLCCVVTAPLAGQATDPVSRYRAGDFRGAARLFEAQTIADPRAAGSWRDLGSARWQAGDDVGAVAAWWRALSLAPRDRLARQAWRDASTLPASMQRLVPTIPISRDECVLLAVLGLGTAWLLHRFGHRRQAARVVLLMALGCGALGLFRWRREVAPVALVREAIALRVSPHPAAPVLAQASAWALVEVERRDGKWLLVATPEGGRGWLPEEAIAPLATLD, from the coding sequence GTGATCGCGCTCGCGCTCCTGGCCGCACTCGTCGCGCAGGATACCACGGCGCTCTCGCCGCGTGCGCGCGACATGCTTGGCCGCTTTCCGCTGCCGGCGGCCGCGGGTGGCGTGTCGATCGCCGTCCGCTTCTCGAAGGACACCGCGTGGGTGGGCGAGCAGGTGGAGCTGGTGACGGCAGCGTGGTTCCCGCGCGAGCTGCGTGATCGGTTGCGCCGGCCGCCGACGCTGCGCGGTCCGTCGCTCAGTGGGCTCTGGAGCGTGCAGTCGCAGTCCCTGCCGATCCTCGTCGAGACGCGTCGCGCCCGCGGCGAAGTCTACGATCTCTTCGTGATGCACCAGACGATTTTCCCGCTCGGCCCGGGGCGCATCGTCTCGCCACCGGCCTTGCTCTCCTACGCCGTACCGGCCTCGGCGTCCTATTTCGCGCCGGAAGAACGCAAGAGCCTCACCTCGCGTACTGCCACGCTGCAGGTGCGGCCGATTCCGGCGGCCGTGGCCACCATGGTCGCCGGCGGGCCGACGACACGGAACCTGCGCCTGGTCTGGCGCGGCCCGCCCGAGGGACTGCATGCCGGCACGCCGGCGCTGGTGGAGCTCGTCGCGAACGGGACCGGCAACGTCACCCTCTGGCCGACGCCGAGCATCGCCTGGCCCAGCGGCCTGCGCGTCTATCCTGAGCGAACCGAAGAGACCACCACGATCATCGCCGGTGATCGCGGCGGCGAGAAACGATTCCGATTCACGATCGTCGCTGACAGTGAAGGGGTCGTCACGCTGCCGGCGGTGCGGTACCCGACGTTCGACCCCAGCACCGTCAGTGCTCGGGTCGTTGCGGCGTCGGCATTTGCACTGCCGGTCTTCACGAGCCCCGGCCGAACTGGCGACCGAACGCCGCTCGCCGTCACGGGCCAGGAGGAGATCCCGCTGGCGACGCGGCTCGTGCGCACCACGACTGCGATGTGGGTCGCGCTGCTCACGCCGGGCGTGCTCCTGGCCCTCTGGTGGCGGCGACGGCGTCCGCGGCGCGCCATCGCCATCGTGCAGCCGGTCGGCGATCCGGAGCGCGAGTTGTATCGCCTGCTCGGGACACCGATCGAGGCGAGCTCGGACCGCGTCGTCGCCGCGCTCCGCCATCGGGGTGTCCCGCGCCCCGAGGCCGAGCAGGTGCGTCGCTGGCTCGCGGCCACGGGCCGGCGACGCTACGGGCCCGTTGGGGGATCGACGCCAGAGCCGCCGGCAGCCGTCTCGGCGGTGCTCAGCAGGCTTCGGCGCGCCACCACCCTGTTGGTGCTGTGCTGCGTCGTCACCGCCCCGCTCGCGGGGCAGGCCACCGATCCAGTCAGCCGGTACCGGGCAGGGGACTTCCGCGGTGCCGCACGCCTCTTTGAGGCGCAAACGATTGCCGATCCCCGCGCCGCCGGGAGCTGGCGTGACCTGGGCTCGGCGCGGTGGCAGGCGGGCGATGACGTCGGCGCGGTGGCCGCCTGGTGGCGGGCCCTCTCGCTCGCCCCACGCGATCGGCTGGCACGACAGGCGTGGCGCGACGCGAGTACGCTCCCCGCCAGCATGCAAAGGCTGGTGCCCACGATTCCGATTTCGCGAGACGAGTGCGTGCTCCTCGCCGTGCTTGGGCTGGGGACGGCGTGGCTCCTCCATCGGTTCGGCCACCGGCGTCAGGCCGCCCGAGTGGTGCTGCTCATGGCCCTCGGCTGCGGCGCACTGGGCCTTTTCCGCTGGCGTCGGGAAGTGGCACCGGTGGCGCTGGTGCGCGAGGCGATCGCCCTGCGAGTCTCCCCGCATCCGGCGGCCCCGGTACTCGCGCAGGCCTCGGCCTGGGCGTTGGTGGAGGTGGAGCGGCGTGACGGGAAATGGCTGCTGGTGGCGACCCCGGAGGGAGGGCGTGGGTGGCTCCCCGAAGAGGCGATCGCGCCACTGGCGACGCTAGATTGA
- a CDS encoding segregation/condensation protein A: MTLSLGSLADDAAPDTGFVVDLDGFTGPLDLLLHLVREEQIDIADIPVARIADQFLKVIHALGLNQAADYLEMAGRLIRLKAQLLLPRHGDEEGWEDPRAELVRRLLEYQQIKEIALWMARQAERRALRFSRGFIPPPPASLPPLPITLDLLDLLTAVERVIMQIPTPQMHSVVARPLDVESAVVRIELLLADREEFDWREAFGPHPTIVEVLSTLLAILELAKRGLLRVRQDLPFAPLVVARELAEPAVATA, from the coding sequence ATGACGCTCTCTCTCGGCTCGCTGGCTGACGACGCGGCCCCGGACACGGGCTTCGTCGTCGACCTCGACGGCTTCACCGGCCCGCTCGACCTCCTCCTGCACCTGGTGCGCGAGGAGCAGATCGACATTGCCGACATCCCCGTCGCCCGGATCGCCGACCAGTTCCTGAAGGTGATTCACGCCCTCGGCTTGAATCAGGCGGCGGATTACCTCGAGATGGCCGGTCGGCTGATCCGCCTGAAGGCGCAGCTGCTGTTGCCGCGCCACGGCGACGAAGAGGGATGGGAGGATCCGCGCGCCGAGCTGGTGCGCCGCCTCCTCGAGTACCAGCAGATCAAGGAGATCGCGCTCTGGATGGCGCGGCAGGCCGAGCGGCGCGCGTTGCGCTTCTCGCGCGGCTTCATCCCGCCGCCGCCGGCCTCGTTGCCGCCGCTGCCGATCACGCTCGACCTGCTCGACCTGTTGACCGCCGTCGAGCGCGTCATCATGCAGATTCCGACGCCGCAGATGCACAGCGTCGTGGCCCGGCCGCTCGACGTCGAGTCGGCTGTGGTGCGTATCGAGCTGCTGCTGGCCGATCGTGAGGAGTTCGACTGGCGGGAGGCGTTCGGCCCGCATCCGACCATCGTGGAGGTGCTCTCCACGCTGCTGGCAATCCTGGAACTGGCGAAACGCGGACTGCTCCGCGTGCGTCAGGATCTTCCCTTCGCACCGTTGGTGGTGGCCCGTGAGCTCGCTGAACCCGCTGTCGCAACTGCTTGA